From Brienomyrus brachyistius isolate T26 chromosome 18, BBRACH_0.4, whole genome shotgun sequence, one genomic window encodes:
- the LOC125713269 gene encoding protein yippee-like 2, with protein MVTMTRSKTFQAYLPSCHRTYSCIHCRAHLANHDELISKSFQGSQGRAYLFNSVVNVGCGPAEERVLLTGLHAVADIYCENCKTTLGWKYEHAFESSQKYKEGKFIIELAHMIKDNGWD; from the exons ATGGTTACTATGACGCGCTCCAAGACCTTCCAGGCCTACCTGCCCAGCTGCCATCGCACCTACAGCTGCATCCACTGCCGCGCCCACCTGGCCAACCACGACGAGCTCATCTCCAAG TCCTTCCAAGGCAGCCAAGGTCGGGCGTACCTCTTCAACTCCGT GGTCAACGTTGGCTGCGGTCCGGCAGAGGAGCGGGTGCTGCTGACCGGCCTGCACGCAGTCGCCGACATCTACTGCGAGAACTGCAAGACCacactgggctggaaatat GAGCACGCTTTCGAGAGCAGTCAGAAATACAAAGAGGGGAAGTTCATCATCGAGCTGGCTCATATGATCAAGGACAACGGCTGGGACTGA
- the LOC125712667 gene encoding lysophospholipase D GDPD1-like, whose product MMCAAVYVLSAVTGYVLASALFLKCPSLLHRRKREPFLSRHISHRGGAGENLENTMAAFKHAVQLGTDMLELDCHLTRDEHVVVSHDANLKRLTGINAYISDLPYAALPPYLCKLDVTFQSECSCEGGEDKRFPLLKEVFDSFPDTPVNIDIKVNDNTLIQKVSDLVKQYNREHLTVWGNASSKIVQKCYRENPHIPILFSMRRVVMLVGLFYTGLLPFVPLKEQFLEIPMPSIIRKLKGPENMTRSQRAAVWLTDTLLMRKTLFDHLTARGIQVYVWVLNDEEDFKRAFNLGATGVMTDFPTKLKEFMDQNGITRSH is encoded by the exons ATGATGTGCGCCGCCGTTTACGTCCTGTCCGCCGTTACCGGATACGTCCTCGCTTCGGCTCTTTTTCTCAAGTGTCCGTCTCTACTGCATCGGAGGAAGCGAGAGCCGTTCCTCAGCAGACACATCTCCCACCGCGGCG GTGCTGGTGAGAACTTGGAGAACACAATGGCAGCCTTCAAACA CGCGGTGCAGCTGGGGACGGACATGCTGGAACTGGACTGTCATCTCACGCGGGATGAGCATGTTGTGGTGTCACATGATGCCAACCTGAAGAGGCTCACTGGCATTAACGCCTACATTTCCGACTTGCCTTATGCT GCGCTGCCTCCGTACTTATGCAAGCTCGATGTGACTTTCCAAAGCG AGTGCTCCTGTGAAGGAGGTGAGGACAAGCGCTTCCCGTTGCTGAAAGAGGTGTTTGACTCCTTCCCAGACACTCCCGTCAACATTGATATCAAAGTCAACGACAACACCCTCATACAGAAG GTCTCAGATTTAGTCAAGCAGTATAACAGGGAGCACCTGACCGTATGGGGCAATGCCAGCAGCAAGATAGTGCAGAAGTGCTACAGGGAG AATCCCCACATTCCCATTCTGTTCAGCATGAGGAGAGTGGTCATGCTTGTGGGGCTCTTCTACACCGGGCTGCTGCCCTTCGTGCCCCTCAAAGAGCAGTTCCTGGAAATTCCCATGCCATCCATCATCAGAAA GCTGAAGGGCCCAGAAAATATGACCAGAAGCCAGAGGGCAGCTGTCTGGCTCACTGACAC GCTGCTGATGAGAAAAACCTTGTTTGACCACTTAACTGCAAGAGGAATTCAG GTCTACGTCTGGGTGCTGAATGACGAGGAAGACTTCAAGAGAGCCTTCAACTTGGGGGCCACTGGGGTCATGACGGACTTTCCCACTAAGCTGAAGGAGTTCATGGACCAAAATGGCATCACAAGGTCCCACTGA